A region of Parabacteroides pacaensis DNA encodes the following proteins:
- a CDS encoding M48 family metallopeptidase codes for MIKNKKILKGLDHTQYEHPFDQKALSTLQSTPGVDLVGNFITKHTIEKIYTVQYTGSNLKVTSENYPKIYEYLQYACQILDLPKVPELYIEWGYSINAFTVGSENPIIVLNSGLIDLCDDDEIMFIIGHECGHIKSNHMLYHMMAQVINICIDSIPFGSIAAAPLQYALYYWDRMSEFTADRAGLLCCQNKAAAIRAFMKMAGMPIKEFNNMNYQTFIQQATEFKQLDYDAMSKVIKFISIADNSHPWTVMRAAELLNWINSSEYNKFNLGETSRLIVDESPKVITRSSDQKMRKNKYLGQ; via the coding sequence ATGATAAAGAATAAGAAAATATTAAAAGGCTTGGATCATACTCAGTATGAGCATCCATTTGACCAAAAGGCTTTGAGTACACTTCAAAGCACCCCAGGTGTTGACCTCGTTGGTAATTTTATCACAAAACATACCATTGAGAAGATTTATACAGTACAATATACTGGAAGTAACCTAAAGGTTACAAGCGAGAACTACCCGAAAATTTACGAGTATTTACAGTATGCTTGTCAAATCTTGGATTTACCTAAAGTTCCAGAGTTGTATATCGAATGGGGGTACAGTATAAACGCATTTACTGTAGGTTCTGAGAATCCAATCATTGTGTTAAACTCTGGTCTCATTGACTTGTGTGACGATGATGAGATCATGTTCATCATCGGTCATGAATGCGGTCACATAAAGAGCAACCATATGCTCTATCATATGATGGCGCAGGTTATTAATATTTGCATTGATTCTATTCCGTTTGGCAGTATCGCAGCCGCGCCACTACAATATGCATTATACTATTGGGATAGAATGTCTGAATTTACTGCTGACCGCGCAGGATTACTTTGTTGCCAAAATAAAGCTGCAGCCATTCGAGCATTTATGAAGATGGCCGGTATGCCAATTAAGGAATTCAACAATATGAATTACCAGACATTTATTCAACAGGCGACAGAGTTCAAACAGTTGGATTATGATGCAATGAGCAAAGTTATCAAATTCATTTCTATCGCAGATAATTCTCATCCTTGGACTGTAATGAGGGCTGCCGAGTTATTGAATTGGATAAATAGCAGTGAATATAATAAGTTTAATTTAGGGGAAACATCAAGGCTCATAGTAGATGAAAGCCCTAAGGTTATAACACGAAGCAGTGATCAGAAGATGCGTAAAAACAAATATCTAGGTCAATGA
- a CDS encoding M48 family metallopeptidase produces MPLVEGYNKLKSKAEQIVESVKTSKLLSQKKDIPLPYAYPCDNYMDSILSNGLVRKTLQLFADKYCKEQIQNIKSTGQLVSQANYPHFYDILQSCYKSLSVEEISEVYITSQLKGINALSVGTDNAPIILISRKAVISLSDGELKFMIGHELGHILQKNLMCHTIKGLLDNLNRKSEILGPIVSDLIDVPLNQWYRCAEYTADRAGLICSKSISHIKSLFSRLCNTTIKETNQIARYFELSNIHPIYNNRIKQLEQFILQQQ; encoded by the coding sequence ATGCCTCTTGTTGAAGGATACAATAAACTGAAGAGTAAGGCTGAACAGATTGTCGAATCTGTGAAGACCTCAAAACTTCTTTCCCAAAAGAAAGATATACCTCTTCCGTATGCATATCCTTGTGACAATTATATGGATTCAATCCTTTCTAATGGGTTGGTTCGTAAAACGCTTCAATTGTTCGCTGACAAATATTGCAAAGAACAGATACAGAATATAAAGTCCACAGGACAATTAGTTAGTCAAGCGAATTATCCTCATTTTTATGATATACTTCAAAGTTGTTATAAATCTTTGAGTGTTGAGGAAATTTCTGAGGTATATATAACAAGCCAACTAAAAGGTATAAATGCTTTAAGTGTTGGAACGGACAATGCTCCCATCATACTTATTAGTCGTAAAGCTGTGATAAGTTTATCGGATGGCGAGTTGAAGTTTATGATTGGGCACGAGTTGGGACATATCCTTCAGAAGAATCTCATGTGCCATACAATTAAAGGCTTGTTGGACAATCTGAATAGGAAATCGGAGATTCTTGGTCCTATCGTATCTGATTTAATAGATGTACCGCTTAACCAATGGTACAGATGTGCTGAATATACTGCTGACAGAGCGGGGTTGATATGTAGTAAAAGCATCTCACACATAAAATCATTATTTTCAAGATTGTGTAATACGACTATCAAAGAGACAAATCAAATCGCAAGATATTTTGAGTTGAGTAACATACACCCGATTTATAATAACAGGATTAAACAATTGGAACAATTCATTTTGCAACAGCAATAA